One Agelaius phoeniceus isolate bAgePho1 chromosome 7, bAgePho1.hap1, whole genome shotgun sequence DNA segment encodes these proteins:
- the LOC143694478 gene encoding uncharacterized protein LOC143694478 isoform X2: MWRFAKCLLAEDRSRAAEHLRRALPYLRSAQEPLREAAVRFMGMAGRYLTGQQSEFRIICRALQDMTDDSSPAISCLALQALYILLAVQSVPSSRLQKMRDQLRRLWQARPFLCGHG; the protein is encoded by the exons ATGTGGAGATTTGCCAAGTGCTTG ctggcagaggacaggagcagagcggccgagcacctgcgccgggccctgccgtacctgcggagcgcacaggagcccctgcgagaggcggctgtcaggttcatgg ggatggccgggcgctACCTGACAGGGCAGCAGTCGGAGTTCCGCATCATCTGCAGGG cccttcaggacatgacggatgactccagcccagccatctcATGCCTGGCGCTTCAAGCTCTGTACATCCTTTTAGCTGTACAGAGCGTTCCCTCCTCCCGACTGCAGAAGATGCGAGACCAACTGCGCCGCCTCTGGCAGGCACGGCCTTTCCTGTGTGGCCACGGCTGA